A genomic region of Ensifer adhaerens contains the following coding sequences:
- a CDS encoding DUF2218 domain-containing protein, which produces MPKAPSGFTTERASRYLQRMSKHFAHKVAVEYTETDAVAAMPGGAPARMVAYGDRRCFVVEAPDAEALRRGKDIVESHIVRFAFREERKALVWSESED; this is translated from the coding sequence ATGCCGAAAGCGCCCAGCGGCTTCACCACGGAGCGGGCGTCCCGATACCTCCAGCGGATGTCGAAACATTTCGCGCACAAGGTAGCGGTCGAGTACACGGAGACGGACGCCGTGGCGGCCATGCCGGGCGGAGCACCGGCGCGGATGGTCGCGTATGGAGACCGACGGTGCTTCGTCGTTGAGGCTCCGGATGCCGAGGCGTTGCGGCGTGGCAAGGACATCGTCGAAAGTCACATCGTCCGTTTCGCTTTTCGGGAAGAACGGAAGGCACTCGTCTGGAGTGAGAGCGAAGACTGA
- a CDS encoding response regulator transcription factor: MYPGSSSVGDFEENNKALSQKKKIVMLAKIDLFAECLMQAVGSRFQGHDIVCFSDPDNLLDGSLVDVTLIMLYRMPAKSFPAILRTIHEFHPKTSIGLVVENADELDPSIAGFVEERLIHGVLPLNLNLDVCLAAIDLLMKGGEHFPAALLRRLSPEPFGANSLYGRRGELSGPGAAAGSGRRKRDAGPDGLTTREVQILDLICKGTQNKIIADRLGLSENTVKVHVRNIYKKMNVRNRTEAASRYFTNDAAAERGSDTLSSRWKN, translated from the coding sequence ATGTATCCTGGAAGCTCCAGCGTTGGTGATTTTGAAGAAAACAACAAGGCTTTGTCGCAAAAGAAAAAGATCGTCATGCTCGCCAAGATCGATCTGTTTGCCGAGTGCCTGATGCAGGCCGTCGGTTCACGGTTTCAAGGGCACGACATCGTCTGCTTTTCCGATCCGGACAATCTGTTGGACGGCAGTCTCGTCGATGTGACGTTGATCATGCTCTATCGGATGCCGGCCAAGTCCTTTCCAGCAATCCTGCGAACCATTCATGAGTTTCACCCCAAGACCTCGATCGGTCTGGTGGTGGAGAATGCCGATGAACTCGATCCGTCAATTGCCGGCTTCGTCGAAGAGCGCTTGATCCACGGGGTTCTGCCGTTGAACCTGAACCTGGACGTCTGCCTCGCAGCCATCGATTTGCTGATGAAGGGAGGCGAGCACTTCCCGGCCGCCTTGCTGCGGCGGCTTTCGCCAGAGCCCTTCGGCGCAAACAGCCTCTATGGCCGTCGGGGCGAGCTGTCCGGGCCGGGCGCGGCCGCAGGCTCGGGCCGGCGCAAGCGCGATGCCGGGCCTGATGGATTGACGACCCGCGAGGTTCAGATTCTCGACCTGATCTGCAAGGGAACGCAAAACAAGATCATCGCCGATCGTCTTGGCTTGTCGGAAAACACCGTCAAGGTTCACGTGCGCAACATTTACAAGAAGATGAACGTCCGCAACCGGACGGAGGCGGCATCGCGTTACTTCACCAATGATGCAGCGGCCGAACGGGGTAGCGACACACTTTCGTCGCGCTGGAAGAACTAA
- a CDS encoding TetR/AcrR family transcriptional regulator — MRKVDPEKHAAKRRLILDAAISCFARKGFHGTSTAEICAEAGMSPGNLFHYFPTKHTIIAAIVEEERQETAEIFRKLGEAEDLFAALLGFMDSVLELAGDPTYSSIALEIAAEAMRDERIGTLAAANDAELQKALSALLRGAADRNQVDRIVDADRAARWIAAIIDGIFSRVAVDPGFKPKDEGAMLRLLLTRFLRLQN; from the coding sequence ATGCGCAAGGTCGACCCCGAGAAACACGCCGCCAAACGTCGATTGATCCTCGATGCTGCAATCAGCTGTTTTGCGCGCAAGGGCTTCCACGGCACGTCGACTGCCGAAATCTGTGCCGAGGCAGGCATGAGCCCGGGCAATCTCTTCCATTACTTTCCGACCAAGCACACCATTATCGCGGCGATCGTGGAGGAGGAACGTCAAGAAACGGCGGAGATTTTCCGAAAATTGGGTGAAGCCGAAGACCTCTTCGCCGCCCTGCTCGGTTTCATGGACAGCGTTCTCGAGCTTGCAGGCGATCCGACCTATTCGAGCATAGCGCTCGAAATCGCGGCGGAAGCGATGCGTGACGAGCGGATCGGCACGCTTGCTGCCGCGAACGACGCAGAACTTCAGAAAGCCCTGTCAGCCCTGCTTCGGGGCGCAGCGGATCGAAACCAGGTCGATCGGATTGTGGATGCCGACCGTGCCGCCCGATGGATCGCCGCAATCATCGACGGCATTTTCAGCCGGGTCGCTGTCGACCCCGGCTTCAAGCCGAAGGACGAAGGCGCAATGCTGAGGCTTCTACTGACACGGTTTCTCCGCCTGCAGAACTGA
- a CDS encoding efflux RND transporter permease subunit, with amino-acid sequence MTSNISAWAIRKPVPTIVLFVVLTLMGIASFLRLPVNANPSVSFPVVTVTITQPSAQPAEMETQVTRRVEGVAAGLVGVSHIRSTITNGVSTTTVEFKIGTDPDRAANDVREAVAQIRADLPQSIQEPIVSRLDVDGSAIVYYAVRAPHMSEVELSWFVDDTITSELLTLPGVQKVQRLGGVNREVRVSLNPERLLALGITADQVNTALREINTNIPSGRGEIGGREQSIRTVGSAGSVEELSRLSIPLSSGRWLQLSDIATIEDTSSEPRNFARFDGEPVVSFSVSRSKGASDTVVAEAVIKRLKEIQARTPGVEMTELISLVEYTQESYDAAVTALIEGALLTVVVVFAFLRNWRATLISALAMPLSILPTFAVMDLLGFTLNGISLLALTLVIGILVDDAIVEIENIERHVDMGKRPFLAAIDAADAIGLAIVATTLTIVAVFAPVSFIGGAVGQYFKQFGLTVAIAVLFSLLVARLLTPLMAAYLLQPRAHHGHSGKPSRIAEAYRRMLGWTLDHRKTALSMVALIFIGSIALLTMLPTGFLPTNDSNVSQLKITLPPGTRLEETARISDDLVAKLKARPEVENVLATADDLNEVSLRIKLKPRKERALDRKSFEMSLRPLLAATPDIQATFSSEQGAKDLSIYLTSDDPEALMASVRRLEKEMRVLPGLVSVQSTEPLLSPELLVKPRFDEAARLGVSVTSIGTVARIATMGDSESNSARFNLGNRQVPIRVMLDQAARGDVDTLRNLRVGTNAGTVVPLTSVADVSFGAEESSVERLDRKRLIAVEANLNGMTLGTAFEAISALPAMTELPAGVSQANYGDAEYMSEMFRNFALALLAGILMVAAVLVLLFKDFLQPVTILVALPLSIGGAALALILFGAALDLSSMIGILMLMGIVCKNSILLVDHAIECRNEGADRRTALLTAGVTRARPIIMTTIAMVAGMVPAVIGVGAGAAFRAPMAIAVIGGLITSTALSLVFVPVMFTVMDDINTRMGRWLKRFSSVTDEDHAADAARIAKEGAGATAG; translated from the coding sequence ATGACCAGCAACATTTCTGCCTGGGCGATCCGAAAGCCCGTTCCGACGATCGTTCTCTTCGTTGTTCTCACATTGATGGGTATCGCCTCGTTCCTGCGGCTGCCGGTCAATGCCAATCCAAGCGTGTCTTTCCCGGTCGTGACGGTAACGATCACGCAGCCGAGCGCCCAGCCCGCCGAAATGGAAACGCAGGTGACGCGCCGCGTCGAAGGAGTGGCTGCCGGCCTCGTCGGGGTCAGCCACATCCGCTCGACCATCACCAATGGCGTGTCGACGACCACGGTCGAATTCAAGATCGGGACCGATCCCGACCGGGCCGCAAACGACGTGCGCGAGGCCGTGGCCCAAATCCGCGCCGACCTGCCGCAATCCATCCAGGAACCGATCGTCTCGCGCCTCGACGTCGACGGCAGCGCCATCGTCTATTACGCGGTGCGGGCACCCCACATGTCGGAAGTGGAGTTGTCCTGGTTCGTCGACGATACGATCACCAGCGAGCTGCTGACGCTGCCGGGCGTACAGAAGGTGCAGCGCCTCGGTGGCGTCAACCGCGAAGTCCGGGTTTCGCTCAATCCCGAACGGCTGTTGGCGCTCGGCATAACGGCGGACCAGGTCAACACGGCGCTCAGGGAAATCAACACCAACATCCCGAGTGGCCGTGGCGAAATCGGCGGGCGCGAGCAATCGATCCGTACGGTCGGCAGTGCCGGCTCGGTAGAGGAGCTCTCGCGGCTCTCGATCCCGCTTTCCAGCGGCCGCTGGCTGCAGCTTTCCGATATCGCGACGATCGAGGACACATCCTCCGAGCCGCGCAACTTCGCCCGTTTCGATGGTGAGCCCGTCGTGAGCTTCTCGGTTTCGCGGAGCAAGGGGGCGAGCGACACCGTCGTCGCCGAGGCCGTCATCAAGCGGTTGAAGGAAATCCAGGCGCGCACGCCCGGCGTCGAAATGACGGAGCTGATCTCGCTCGTCGAATACACCCAGGAAAGCTACGATGCGGCCGTCACCGCGCTGATTGAAGGGGCGTTGCTGACCGTCGTCGTCGTTTTCGCCTTTCTGCGCAACTGGCGAGCGACGCTGATCTCCGCGCTTGCCATGCCGCTCTCCATCCTGCCGACCTTCGCGGTGATGGACCTGCTCGGTTTCACGCTCAACGGCATCAGTCTTCTGGCACTAACGCTCGTTATCGGCATTCTCGTCGATGACGCGATCGTCGAGATCGAGAACATCGAGCGGCACGTGGACATGGGCAAGCGTCCGTTTCTCGCGGCGATCGATGCGGCGGATGCGATCGGTCTCGCAATCGTCGCAACGACGCTGACGATCGTTGCCGTCTTTGCGCCGGTCAGCTTCATCGGCGGCGCCGTCGGGCAATACTTCAAGCAATTCGGCCTGACGGTTGCGATTGCCGTGCTGTTCTCGTTGCTGGTTGCTCGCCTGCTGACGCCGCTGATGGCGGCCTATCTCCTGCAGCCGCGAGCCCACCACGGCCATTCCGGCAAGCCGTCGCGGATCGCCGAGGCCTATCGGCGCATGCTCGGCTGGACGCTCGATCATCGCAAGACCGCGCTCTCAATGGTCGCGCTGATCTTCATCGGCTCGATCGCGCTTCTGACCATGCTGCCGACAGGCTTCCTGCCGACGAACGACAGCAATGTTTCGCAGCTCAAGATCACTCTGCCGCCCGGCACGAGGCTCGAAGAGACGGCACGCATTTCCGATGATCTGGTTGCCAAGCTCAAGGCGCGGCCGGAGGTCGAGAACGTCCTGGCGACGGCGGATGATCTCAACGAGGTGTCGCTTCGCATCAAGCTCAAACCGCGAAAGGAACGCGCACTCGATCGCAAGTCCTTCGAAATGTCACTCCGTCCGCTGCTGGCGGCAACGCCCGATATCCAGGCGACGTTCTCGTCGGAGCAGGGAGCCAAGGACCTTTCCATCTACTTGACGAGTGACGATCCGGAGGCGCTGATGGCTTCGGTGCGGCGCCTTGAGAAGGAGATGCGCGTGCTTCCGGGACTGGTCAGCGTCCAGTCGACCGAGCCGCTGCTTTCTCCTGAGCTTCTGGTCAAGCCGCGGTTCGACGAGGCGGCGAGGCTCGGCGTATCGGTGACGTCGATCGGTACCGTCGCCCGCATCGCGACGATGGGAGATAGCGAGAGCAACTCGGCGCGCTTCAATCTCGGCAATCGCCAGGTGCCGATCCGCGTCATGCTCGACCAGGCGGCCAGAGGCGACGTCGACACGCTGCGCAATCTGAGGGTCGGTACAAATGCCGGCACGGTGGTACCGTTGACCTCGGTTGCTGATGTTTCCTTCGGCGCGGAGGAAAGCAGCGTCGAACGCCTCGATCGCAAGCGTCTGATCGCTGTCGAGGCCAACCTCAACGGTATGACTCTCGGCACGGCCTTCGAGGCGATCTCGGCGCTTCCGGCCATGACCGAACTGCCCGCAGGCGTATCGCAGGCCAATTATGGCGACGCGGAATACATGTCAGAGATGTTCCGCAACTTCGCCTTGGCACTGCTTGCCGGCATCCTGATGGTCGCGGCGGTTCTGGTTCTCCTGTTCAAGGACTTCCTGCAGCCGGTTACCATCCTGGTTGCCTTGCCGCTGTCGATCGGCGGGGCGGCGCTGGCTTTGATCCTGTTCGGTGCGGCTCTCGACCTTTCGTCGATGATCGGGATCCTGATGCTGATGGGGATCGTCTGCAAGAACTCGATCCTGCTCGTCGACCATGCGATCGAGTGCCGCAACGAGGGCGCCGACCGGCGCACGGCCCTGCTGACGGCGGGCGTCACCCGCGCCCGACCGATCATCATGACGACCATCGCCATGGTGGCGGGCATGGTTCCGGCAGTCATCGGTGTCGGCGCAGGTGCCGCCTTCCGGGCACCGATGGCAATCGCCGTAATCGGCGGGCTCATCACCTCGACGGCATTAAGCCTCGTCTTCGTGCCTGTGATGTTTACCGTGATGGATGACATCAACACGAGAATGGGTCGCTGGCTGAAGCGGTTCTCTTCGGTGACTGACGAGGATCATGCGGCGGATGCGGCCCGGATCGCCAAGGAGGGCGCAGGAGCGACCGCCGGCTAG
- a CDS encoding iron chelate uptake ABC transporter family permease subunit → MQADARRLSPSTVLIASAVLALVSMVAFMTIGAKGNWSFLISFRGTKLLGMVLVAYAIAVSTVLFQTISGNRILTPSIIGFDAMYILLQTIMVFFLGAAGASTVDPRLQFLVDTAVMVGLSLLLFRALFSGASRSLHLLMLVGVILGGLFRSLSSFLQRILDPNEFVVLQDRLFASFNSIDANLLGIAAAATLAVTFVLWRLSPTFDVLALGREASIGLGVDHQRVVTLLLVLIAVLVSVSTALVGPVTFFGLLVASLAWQLTPTASHRFVLPVAICIAIATLVGGQVILERLFSFNTALSIVIEFFGGLVFIFLLVRGSAR, encoded by the coding sequence ATGCAGGCTGATGCCAGAAGGCTATCTCCGTCCACCGTCCTGATTGCGTCTGCCGTGCTTGCCCTCGTTTCGATGGTCGCTTTCATGACCATCGGTGCCAAGGGGAACTGGTCCTTCCTGATCTCCTTCCGCGGCACGAAACTGCTCGGCATGGTGCTGGTCGCCTACGCGATCGCGGTCTCGACGGTGCTGTTCCAGACGATCTCGGGCAACCGCATCCTGACACCATCGATCATCGGCTTCGATGCCATGTACATCCTGCTGCAGACGATCATGGTGTTTTTCCTGGGCGCTGCGGGCGCCAGCACCGTCGATCCGCGGCTGCAGTTCCTCGTCGACACGGCCGTCATGGTCGGCCTCTCGCTTCTGTTGTTTCGGGCGCTCTTTTCCGGCGCAAGCCGCAGCCTGCATCTTCTGATGCTGGTCGGCGTCATCCTGGGCGGCCTGTTCCGCAGTCTTTCGTCTTTCCTGCAGCGCATCCTCGATCCCAATGAGTTCGTGGTGCTGCAGGACAGGCTGTTTGCGAGCTTCAACAGCATCGATGCCAATCTGCTCGGCATTGCCGCCGCGGCAACCCTCGCCGTGACCTTCGTTCTGTGGCGGCTTTCGCCGACCTTCGACGTGCTCGCCCTCGGGCGCGAAGCATCCATCGGCCTCGGCGTCGACCATCAGCGCGTCGTCACTCTTCTGCTGGTGCTGATAGCTGTTCTGGTGTCGGTCTCCACCGCGCTGGTCGGACCGGTGACCTTCTTCGGCCTGCTGGTCGCAAGCCTCGCCTGGCAGCTGACGCCGACCGCCAGCCACCGCTTCGTCCTGCCGGTCGCCATCTGCATCGCGATTGCCACGCTCGTCGGTGGTCAGGTCATCCTCGAGCGGCTGTTTTCCTTCAACACGGCGCTCAGCATCGTCATCGAATTCTTCGGTGGCCTTGTCTTCATCTTCCTGCTTGTCCGAGGCTCCGCCCGATGA
- a CDS encoding siderophore ABC transporter substrate-binding protein, producing MNISPFSNGLRSLAVAATLAIAGGSTALAETLKIEHSSGVTVVEKSPKTVLVYDFGMLETLDMLGIPVAGVPGSAIPPSLEKYKADSYPKIGTLFEPDYEAINAAEADLAIVGGRSQAKYAEVAKIAPTIDLTSDDKDLIGSVKKNAEILGQIFGKEAEIKAGVDKLDASIEKLRGIAAEKGTGLILLTTGGKISAYGKGSRFGVLHDVFGIKPADPELQVATHGQAVSYEYILETNPDWIFVVDRDAAIGQQAQPAAALLDNELVRQTKAWKDGHVVYLDSAKLYLTASGLKSQQDIVDQLTQALEK from the coding sequence ATGAATATATCTCCGTTTTCTAATGGTCTGCGCAGCCTCGCCGTCGCGGCAACACTGGCGATTGCCGGCGGGTCGACCGCCCTGGCCGAGACGCTGAAGATCGAGCACAGCAGCGGCGTCACCGTCGTGGAGAAAAGCCCGAAGACGGTGCTGGTTTATGACTTCGGCATGCTGGAGACGCTGGATATGCTCGGCATTCCCGTTGCCGGCGTTCCTGGCTCGGCAATCCCGCCGTCGCTCGAAAAATACAAGGCGGATAGCTATCCGAAGATCGGCACGCTTTTTGAGCCCGACTACGAAGCCATCAACGCTGCTGAGGCGGACCTAGCGATCGTCGGGGGCCGTTCGCAGGCAAAATATGCCGAAGTCGCCAAGATCGCGCCGACGATCGATCTGACCTCTGACGACAAGGATCTCATCGGCAGCGTCAAGAAGAATGCCGAGATCCTTGGGCAGATCTTCGGCAAGGAAGCGGAAATCAAGGCCGGCGTCGACAAGCTCGACGCCTCGATCGAAAAGCTCCGCGGCATCGCGGCAGAGAAGGGCACCGGACTGATCCTGCTTACGACTGGTGGCAAGATCAGTGCCTATGGCAAGGGATCGCGTTTCGGCGTGCTGCATGATGTCTTCGGCATCAAGCCGGCCGATCCGGAGCTGCAGGTGGCCACCCATGGTCAGGCGGTTTCCTACGAGTACATCCTCGAGACCAACCCCGACTGGATCTTCGTCGTTGACCGCGATGCGGCGATCGGCCAGCAGGCGCAGCCGGCAGCGGCGCTGCTCGACAACGAACTGGTTCGCCAGACCAAGGCCTGGAAGGACGGCCATGTGGTCTATCTCGACTCCGCCAAGCTCTATCTGACGGCGTCGGGCCTGAAGTCGCAGCAGGACATCGTCGACCAGCTCACCCAGGCGCTTGAAAAGTAA
- a CDS encoding UDP-glucuronic acid decarboxylase family protein: MRKVSPGPLSVVGQREFLKKIAGIPRRILVTGGGGFLGSHICERLLSLGHTVICLDNFSTGRHENLSHLVQNPHFHIVDHDVRKPYLIDADVIFNFASPASPPDYQADPVGTLMTNVLGALHALENARATGATVIQSSTSEVYGDPLLSPQREVYFGNVNPIGPRACYDEGKRSAETLFFDYHRSYRVRIKVARIFNTYGPRMRPDDGRVISNFVVQALLGRDLTIYGDGQQTRSFCYVNDLIDGFLRLSVSADDCIGPINLGNPGEFTVLDLAEVVRSLTGSRSRIVHQAAAVDDPRQRRPDISHARTELAWEPKVVLRDGLERTIAYFEERLSAAERATAGEAV; the protein is encoded by the coding sequence ATGCGAAAGGTCTCTCCGGGGCCGTTGTCTGTCGTCGGGCAGCGGGAGTTTCTAAAGAAGATTGCAGGAATACCAAGAAGAATACTAGTAACAGGCGGAGGCGGTTTTCTCGGTTCTCATATTTGCGAAAGACTTCTTTCTCTAGGTCATACTGTTATTTGTCTCGACAATTTTTCAACGGGACGGCATGAAAATCTCTCTCATTTGGTGCAGAATCCGCATTTCCACATCGTCGACCATGACGTTCGCAAACCCTACCTGATCGACGCCGACGTCATCTTCAACTTTGCTTCCCCCGCATCACCGCCCGACTATCAGGCCGATCCGGTCGGCACTCTCATGACGAACGTCCTTGGCGCGCTGCATGCACTCGAAAATGCGCGCGCCACCGGCGCCACCGTCATCCAGTCCTCGACTTCGGAAGTCTACGGCGATCCGCTCCTCAGCCCGCAGCGCGAGGTCTATTTCGGCAACGTCAATCCGATAGGTCCGCGTGCCTGCTACGACGAGGGAAAACGGTCGGCCGAAACCCTGTTCTTCGATTATCACCGTTCCTATCGGGTCAGGATCAAGGTTGCGCGCATCTTCAATACCTACGGTCCGCGCATGCGCCCGGACGATGGCCGGGTGATCTCCAACTTCGTCGTCCAGGCCCTTCTCGGTCGGGATCTGACGATCTATGGCGACGGGCAGCAGACCCGGTCCTTCTGCTATGTCAACGACCTGATCGACGGCTTTCTCCGGCTTTCGGTCTCGGCCGATGACTGCATCGGGCCGATCAACCTCGGCAATCCCGGGGAGTTCACCGTTCTCGATCTGGCGGAAGTGGTACGGTCTCTGACCGGTTCGCGCTCGCGCATCGTCCACCAGGCGGCGGCCGTCGACGACCCTCGTCAGCGCCGTCCCGATATCTCGCACGCGCGGACCGAGCTCGCCTGGGAGCCGAAGGTGGTGCTGCGTGACGGGCTCGAACGCACCATCGCTTATTTCGAGGAGCGCCTCAGCGCGGCCGAACGCGCAACGGCGGGAGAGGCCGTATGA
- a CDS encoding ABC transporter ATP-binding protein — MIEIQEVTKSYGGNAVVDRVSLTLPTGGLTSIIGPNGAGKSTLLSIVSRLMPMDTGKVLIDGLDVSRTAGDVLARRLSIMRQDNHITARLSVRDLVAFGRYPYSKGRLTAADAEHIERSIAYLGLEPCRNRFLDELSGGQRQRAFIAMVLCQDTDYMLFDEPLNNLDIKHAVETMKLLRRLADDFDKTVVVVLHDINFASAYSDRIVAMQSGRLAFEGPPQDMIVPARLREIFDVDCRVHAVGETRLVNYFD; from the coding sequence ATGATCGAAATCCAAGAGGTGACGAAATCCTACGGCGGCAACGCGGTCGTCGACCGGGTGTCGCTGACCCTGCCGACCGGCGGCCTGACGTCGATCATCGGCCCGAACGGCGCCGGCAAGTCGACACTGCTATCAATCGTCAGCCGGCTGATGCCGATGGATACGGGCAAGGTGCTGATCGACGGTCTCGACGTCAGCCGCACAGCCGGCGACGTGCTGGCCCGGCGGCTCTCGATCATGCGCCAGGACAACCACATCACCGCCCGCCTCAGCGTACGCGATCTCGTCGCCTTCGGCCGCTATCCCTATTCCAAGGGGCGGCTGACCGCTGCCGATGCCGAACATATCGAGCGCTCGATCGCCTATCTCGGGCTCGAGCCCTGCCGGAATCGCTTTCTCGACGAACTCTCCGGCGGCCAGCGCCAGCGCGCCTTCATCGCCATGGTGCTCTGCCAGGACACCGACTACATGCTGTTCGACGAGCCGCTGAACAATCTCGACATCAAGCATGCGGTCGAGACGATGAAGCTGTTGCGGCGCCTCGCCGACGACTTCGACAAGACCGTGGTCGTCGTGCTGCACGATATCAACTTCGCCTCGGCCTATTCCGACCGCATCGTCGCAATGCAGTCCGGCCGCCTCGCCTTCGAGGGACCGCCGCAAGACATGATCGTGCCGGCCCGCCTGCGGGAAATCTTCGACGTCGACTGCCGCGTTCACGCCGTCGGCGAAACGCGCCTCGTGAACTATTTCGATTGA
- a CDS encoding efflux RND transporter periplasmic adaptor subunit, whose amino-acid sequence MRRTVELKAILAALFTLAMTGGVASASGEAAASVPVESAAIGRTVSTLVADSRPQAWTRSFAGIFVAREEIAVGTTLTDQRIAKVEVEIGDRVAAGQVIARLETDMLENLLREAEGRVARAGATMAREAETVTQEQRKLARARQLRHLQAETILEERVSALAIAEQAVKVARADYEQAEALEAEARRKLERAVIVAPAAGVVSERLARAGALAGADPLVKLIRDGEIEFAAEVPETELPLLAVDQVVKVKLSGRSDWIEGKVRVINPKIDRETRLGTAQVTLNTGKPPFAGTFGRAEIVVAERKAIMVDDSALLYGAPDGKVSVFVVDAGKVTRKTVQPGMRQGGKVEIVSGLAAGDRVVLKAGVSLREGEAVLVKDVQPTQTGKQQ is encoded by the coding sequence ATGAGACGTACCGTTGAGTTGAAAGCCATCCTTGCTGCGCTCTTCACGCTCGCCATGACGGGTGGTGTGGCGAGCGCCTCCGGGGAGGCGGCTGCGTCCGTTCCCGTCGAGAGTGCAGCAATCGGCCGTACCGTGTCGACGCTCGTCGCCGATAGCCGCCCGCAGGCGTGGACGCGATCCTTCGCCGGCATCTTCGTCGCTCGCGAGGAGATTGCGGTCGGCACGACCTTGACCGACCAGCGCATCGCCAAAGTCGAAGTCGAGATCGGGGACCGGGTCGCTGCCGGACAGGTGATTGCCAGGCTGGAGACCGACATGCTGGAAAACCTTCTGCGGGAGGCGGAAGGCCGGGTTGCCCGCGCCGGCGCCACGATGGCGCGCGAAGCGGAAACCGTGACGCAGGAGCAGAGGAAGCTCGCCCGAGCCCGGCAATTGCGCCACCTTCAGGCCGAAACCATCCTCGAAGAGCGTGTCTCCGCACTCGCGATCGCCGAGCAGGCGGTGAAGGTCGCACGGGCCGACTACGAGCAGGCGGAAGCACTCGAGGCCGAGGCACGCCGCAAGCTCGAACGCGCGGTGATCGTGGCTCCTGCCGCCGGCGTCGTCTCCGAGCGGCTCGCCCGCGCCGGCGCGCTAGCGGGCGCGGACCCGCTCGTCAAGCTGATCCGCGACGGCGAGATCGAGTTTGCGGCAGAAGTGCCGGAAACGGAACTGCCGCTCCTCGCAGTCGATCAGGTGGTCAAGGTCAAGCTCTCCGGCCGCAGTGACTGGATCGAGGGGAAGGTACGGGTGATCAATCCGAAGATCGACCGCGAAACTCGACTCGGGACCGCTCAGGTCACGTTGAACACAGGCAAGCCCCCCTTTGCCGGCACGTTCGGCCGGGCGGAGATCGTCGTGGCCGAGCGCAAGGCGATCATGGTCGATGATTCCGCGCTGCTTTACGGGGCTCCCGACGGCAAGGTTTCGGTCTTCGTGGTTGATGCCGGCAAAGTGACGCGCAAGACGGTTCAACCGGGCATGCGTCAGGGTGGCAAGGTCGAGATCGTCTCCGGGCTTGCGGCCGGCGACCGGGTCGTTCTCAAGGCCGGCGTGTCCCTGCGCGAAGGCGAAGCGGTCCTCGTGAAGGATGTTCAGCCGACGCAGACGGGTAAGCAGCAATGA
- a CDS encoding ABC transporter permease codes for MKAVLIAIPVILLLAVASIFTGVGSLAAADEGRGWFLVIESRLPRTLALMLAGAGLAVSGTIMQMLARNRFVEPSTAGTAESAALGMLLAMLIAPNLPVAGKMVFAALTALAGTALFLQILRRIPLRSALMVPLIGLMLGGVVNAITTFIAYRYDLMQSMGAWMSGDFSVVLRGRYELLWIGFALTLVAYATAARFTVIGMGETIARNVGLNYDKVVTLGLAIVSMVTATVVATVGMIPFLGLVVPNIVSLIMGDNLRRTLPVVAISGAGLVLACDIVGRLVIAPYEIPVGTVMGVIGSLIFLHLLLSRRSHAG; via the coding sequence ATGAAAGCGGTCCTGATCGCCATCCCCGTAATCCTCCTGCTTGCCGTCGCCAGCATCTTCACGGGCGTCGGCAGTCTCGCCGCAGCAGACGAGGGACGCGGCTGGTTCCTGGTAATCGAAAGCCGCCTGCCGCGCACGCTCGCGCTGATGCTTGCCGGCGCTGGCCTCGCGGTTTCCGGCACGATCATGCAGATGCTGGCGCGAAACCGTTTCGTCGAGCCGTCGACGGCGGGCACCGCCGAGTCCGCCGCGCTCGGCATGCTGCTTGCCATGCTCATCGCCCCCAACTTGCCGGTCGCCGGCAAGATGGTTTTCGCGGCGCTGACGGCACTTGCCGGGACCGCCCTGTTCCTGCAGATCCTGCGCCGCATTCCCCTGCGTTCCGCGCTGATGGTGCCGCTCATCGGTCTCATGCTCGGTGGCGTCGTCAACGCCATTACCACCTTCATCGCCTATCGCTACGACCTGATGCAGTCGATGGGCGCCTGGATGTCGGGTGACTTCTCGGTGGTGCTGCGTGGTCGCTACGAGTTGTTGTGGATCGGTTTCGCGCTCACCCTCGTCGCCTATGCGACCGCCGCACGCTTCACCGTCATCGGCATGGGCGAAACGATCGCCCGCAATGTCGGCCTCAACTACGACAAGGTCGTAACGCTCGGGCTCGCCATCGTCTCCATGGTCACGGCAACGGTCGTCGCCACCGTCGGCATGATCCCGTTCCTCGGCCTCGTGGTCCCCAACATCGTCAGCCTCATCATGGGTGACAATCTCAGGCGCACGCTGCCTGTCGTCGCCATCTCCGGCGCCGGCCTGGTGCTCGCCTGCGACATCGTCGGGCGGCTCGTGATCGCGCCCTACGAAATCCCCGTGGGAACGGTCATGGGCGTCATCGGCAGCCTGATCTTTCTCCATCTCCTGCTTTCGAGGCGATCCCATGCAGGCTGA